In Natronomonas halophila, one DNA window encodes the following:
- the pstA gene encoding phosphate ABC transporter permease PstA translates to MSGEYASTLVTDEATLGERVASTTIGLGLLVFVLSVLAVARVVTEEASVLGIGLYDFLAGGLLAMGLGVGVVGVGSALGRVATTPDETPGTVTAGAFGLIAAAVVWLSTAQIGAFGPLGGVPAGLLAGAVTFVGLGLLPEDLGSTLPTVAVAVAVSGAVLTNLLTPAWLWDPEWLSAGFSGSMTIPVLLAVAALLTAWAGAKAYGGYGSEGRQAGAYLLVALNALGMLAVLLAIILFIVTKGVAPAFEGFSLSPFDWPFVLNGYSFRPDVVNGVFPAIVGTIYLVVGATLTGVPVAVAAAVFLTEYAEQGPFVGAVEIATNGLWSTPSVVYGLFGYAFLVPRLGGTTSLLSGMLVLGFMLMPLCLITSREAIKAVPDEYRDASAALGVSQWETVKSVVVPAAMPGIVTGVILGVGRIAGETAPILLVMSGGLRDDAPNVLGSFEFTSAPPFVANDALLQSSPALPYQLYATITSGVSAENAVEYGWGTAFVLLVVVLSFYAVGIATRMYFRRRLNYE, encoded by the coding sequence ATGAGCGGTGAGTACGCCTCGACGCTCGTCACCGACGAGGCGACGCTCGGCGAGCGTGTCGCCTCGACGACGATTGGCCTCGGCCTCCTCGTGTTCGTGCTGTCGGTGCTGGCGGTCGCTCGCGTGGTGACCGAGGAGGCGTCGGTCCTCGGTATCGGCCTCTACGATTTCCTCGCTGGCGGCCTGCTGGCGATGGGTCTCGGCGTCGGCGTCGTCGGCGTCGGGTCGGCACTCGGGCGGGTCGCAACGACGCCCGACGAGACGCCGGGCACGGTCACCGCGGGCGCATTCGGCCTTATCGCGGCCGCCGTCGTCTGGCTGTCGACCGCCCAAATCGGCGCTTTCGGCCCCCTTGGAGGCGTCCCCGCTGGCCTCCTCGCGGGCGCCGTCACGTTCGTCGGCCTCGGGTTGCTGCCGGAGGATCTCGGGTCGACGCTGCCGACGGTTGCGGTTGCGGTCGCGGTCTCTGGGGCCGTGCTGACGAACCTCCTCACGCCCGCGTGGCTGTGGGACCCCGAGTGGCTCTCGGCGGGCTTTTCGGGGTCGATGACGATTCCGGTGCTGCTTGCGGTCGCCGCGCTCCTGACGGCGTGGGCCGGCGCGAAAGCCTACGGCGGCTACGGCAGCGAGGGCCGACAGGCCGGCGCGTACCTGCTGGTCGCGCTGAACGCGCTCGGGATGTTGGCCGTGCTGTTGGCCATCATCCTCTTTATCGTCACGAAGGGCGTCGCCCCGGCCTTCGAGGGGTTCTCGCTGTCCCCCTTCGATTGGCCGTTCGTCCTGAACGGCTACTCGTTCCGGCCGGACGTGGTCAACGGGGTGTTCCCGGCCATCGTCGGCACGATATACCTCGTGGTCGGGGCGACGCTAACGGGCGTCCCCGTCGCCGTCGCCGCCGCCGTGTTCCTCACCGAATACGCCGAACAGGGGCCGTTCGTCGGCGCCGTGGAAATCGCCACGAACGGCCTCTGGAGTACGCCCTCGGTAGTGTACGGCCTGTTCGGCTACGCCTTCCTCGTGCCGCGACTCGGCGGCACCACCTCGCTGCTGTCGGGGATGCTCGTTCTCGGGTTCATGCTGATGCCGCTGTGTCTCATCACCTCACGGGAGGCCATCAAGGCCGTTCCCGACGAATACCGCGACGCCAGCGCCGCCCTCGGCGTCTCCCAGTGGGAGACCGTCAAAAGCGTCGTCGTCCCCGCGGCGATGCCCGGCATCGTCACGGGCGTTATTCTGGGCGTCGGCCGCATCGCCGGCGAGACGGCGCCCATCCTGCTGGTGATGTCCGGCGGCCTGCGCGACGACGCCCCGAACGTTCTCGGGTCCTTCGAGTTCACCTCGGCGCCGCCCTTCGTCGCCAACGACGCGCTGTTGCAGAGTTCACCGGCCCTCCCGTATCAACTGTACGCGACCATCACCTCGGGCGTCTCCGCGGAGAACGCCGTCGAGTACGGCTGGGGCACCGCCTTCGTGCTGCTGGTGGTCGTGCTGTCGTTCTACGCGGTCGGCATCGCCACGCGGATGTACTTCAGACGGAGACTCAACTATGAGTAA
- the pstB gene encoding phosphate ABC transporter ATP-binding protein PstB translates to MSNTTPLETERTDGRDDPDAVRATTVGESEETIRPAWRQYDFEGDPKMSVRNLDVHYGDDHALKDISMEIPEESVTALIGPSGCGKSTFLRCLNRMNDRIRAADVDGEVTYDGEDIYQGGVNLVELRKRVGMVFQAPNPFPKSIRENVSYGPRKHGEVRTGFFDRLTGRDDREQRDRIVEESLRKAALWDEVNDRLDENALSLSGGQQQRLCIARCLAVDPEVILMDEPASALDPIATAKIEDLIEELSEEYTVVVVTHNMQQAARISDQTAVFLTGGELVEYGDTDRIFENPNSDRVEDYITGKFG, encoded by the coding sequence ATGAGTAACACCACACCATTGGAGACGGAACGGACCGATGGACGCGACGACCCCGACGCTGTGCGCGCAACGACGGTCGGCGAGTCCGAGGAAACGATTCGGCCCGCCTGGCGCCAGTACGACTTCGAGGGCGACCCGAAGATGTCGGTTCGAAACCTCGACGTCCACTACGGCGACGACCACGCGCTGAAGGACATCAGCATGGAGATTCCCGAGGAGAGCGTCACCGCGCTCATCGGGCCATCCGGCTGCGGGAAGTCGACGTTCCTCCGGTGTCTGAACCGGATGAACGACCGGATTCGCGCCGCCGACGTCGACGGCGAGGTGACCTACGACGGCGAAGACATCTATCAGGGTGGCGTCAACCTCGTCGAACTCCGCAAGCGCGTCGGGATGGTGTTTCAGGCGCCGAACCCCTTCCCGAAGTCGATTCGGGAGAACGTCTCCTACGGGCCGCGCAAACACGGCGAGGTCCGGACCGGCTTCTTCGACCGCCTGACCGGCCGCGACGACCGCGAACAGCGGGACCGAATCGTCGAGGAGTCCCTCCGGAAGGCGGCGCTGTGGGACGAGGTCAACGACCGCCTCGACGAGAACGCCCTCAGCCTCTCGGGCGGCCAACAACAGCGGCTCTGTATCGCCCGCTGTCTCGCGGTCGACCCCGAGGTCATCCTGATGGACGAACCGGCGTCGGCGCTGGACCCCATCGCGACTGCGAAAATCGAGGACCTCATCGAGGAGCTATCCGAGGAGTACACGGTCGTCGTCGTCACCCACAACATGCAGCAGGCCGCCCGCATCTCCGACCAGACGGCCGTCTTCCTCACCGGCGGCGAACTCGTCGAGTACGGCGACACCGACCGCATCTTCGAGAACCCGAACAGCGACCGCGTCGAGGATTACATCACCGGGAAGTTCGGCTAA
- a CDS encoding phosphate signaling complex PhoU family protein, whose translation MNSISDSDPVKRKVQLAGGSTFTLSIPKEWATQRDISPGTGLLIYPFDDRLVVAPAERNDGGRTTVIDADSLDEELLAWRMRAAYVSGADAIEVRSKTGLSTAQRRLASSIVTDLVGMEIAEESETELRIRSLLNAAEVSLERTIEQLRNLALPMHRDAIEAVRTDDAEFAAQVAARDDDVDRLFALVSRQFHRVLTDVREMEHLEPGHLRAFAQFRIARQLERVADHAERIAAVTDRQPAGPPTEVADRLAGFGADARRVVTTALDGDAARALGQRADVLDAADTFDRELHDSRTESTYLYGRIVERVRRTAEHGGNVAEVVALLDATDNR comes from the coding sequence ATGAACTCGATATCCGATTCCGACCCGGTGAAACGGAAGGTGCAGTTGGCCGGCGGCTCGACGTTTACCCTCTCCATCCCGAAGGAGTGGGCGACACAGCGTGATATCTCGCCCGGCACGGGCCTGCTCATCTATCCCTTCGACGACCGCCTCGTCGTCGCGCCGGCCGAGCGCAACGACGGCGGCCGGACGACGGTCATCGACGCCGACAGCCTCGACGAGGAACTACTCGCGTGGCGGATGCGAGCCGCCTACGTTTCGGGTGCCGACGCCATCGAGGTGCGCTCGAAGACGGGGCTGTCGACCGCCCAGCGTCGCCTCGCATCGAGCATCGTCACCGACCTCGTCGGGATGGAAATCGCCGAGGAATCAGAGACCGAACTCCGCATTCGGAGCCTGCTGAACGCCGCCGAAGTTTCGCTGGAACGCACCATCGAACAGCTCCGCAATCTCGCGTTGCCGATGCATCGGGACGCCATCGAGGCGGTCCGGACCGACGACGCGGAGTTCGCCGCACAGGTCGCCGCCCGCGATGACGACGTCGACCGGCTGTTCGCGCTCGTCAGCCGGCAGTTCCATCGCGTCCTCACCGACGTCCGGGAGATGGAGCACCTCGAACCCGGCCATCTGCGGGCGTTCGCCCAGTTCCGTATCGCCCGCCAACTCGAACGCGTCGCCGACCACGCCGAACGCATCGCAGCGGTAACCGACCGCCAGCCGGCGGGGCCGCCGACGGAGGTCGCCGACCGTCTGGCGGGGTTCGGCGCGGACGCACGGCGGGTCGTTACGACCGCCCTCGACGGCGACGCCGCGCGGGCGCTGGGGCAGCGAGCCGACGTACTCGATGCGGCGGATACCTTCGACCGCGAACTCCACGACAGCCGCACCGAATCGACGTATCTCTACGGGCGCATCGTCGAACGCGTCCGCCGGACCGCAGAACACGGCGGCAACGTCGCCGAAGTCGTCGCGCTCCTCGATGCGACCGATAACCGATAG
- a CDS encoding aldo/keto reductase, with protein MVVEELPDIGIGTYENTDPEVCAESVATALDCGYRHVDTAEGYENERAVGEGIRRSDVDREDVFLATKISPDNLSYDDVIDHAEASRERLGVTTLDLLYVHWPIRAYDRRETLSAFDDLYERGLIRNVGLSNFTPELLEAAIETLDAPLFAHQVECHPLLQQGRLRALAREHGHQLVAYTPMAKGNVTEVPELVDIAESHGATPAQVALAWLLSKDSVAAIPKSASADHIEENIGALDVDLTDADIERIDAIDREKRYVDFEEAPWNR; from the coding sequence ATGGTCGTCGAGGAACTCCCCGACATCGGCATCGGAACCTACGAGAACACCGACCCGGAGGTCTGTGCGGAAAGCGTCGCGACGGCGCTGGACTGCGGCTACCGGCACGTCGATACCGCCGAAGGCTACGAGAACGAACGGGCCGTCGGCGAAGGCATCCGGCGGTCCGACGTCGACCGCGAGGACGTCTTTCTGGCCACGAAAATCAGCCCGGACAACCTCTCGTACGACGACGTTATCGACCACGCCGAAGCCAGCCGGGAACGCCTGGGCGTAACGACGCTCGATTTGCTGTACGTCCATTGGCCGATTCGGGCCTACGACCGACGGGAGACGCTGTCGGCGTTCGACGACCTCTACGAGCGTGGCCTGATTCGAAACGTCGGCCTGTCGAACTTCACGCCCGAACTGCTGGAGGCGGCTATCGAAACGCTCGATGCGCCGCTGTTCGCCCATCAGGTCGAGTGCCACCCCCTGCTCCAGCAGGGCCGACTCCGTGCACTGGCCCGCGAGCATGGCCACCAGCTGGTCGCCTACACGCCGATGGCGAAAGGCAACGTCACCGAGGTTCCGGAACTGGTCGACATCGCAGAGAGCCACGGCGCGACGCCCGCACAGGTCGCGTTGGCGTGGCTGCTCTCGAAGGACTCGGTCGCCGCGATTCCGAAATCCGCATCCGCCGACCACATCGAGGAGAACATCGGCGCCCTCGACGTGGACCTGACCGACGCCGACATCGAGCGAATCGACGCCATCGACCGCGAGAAACGGTACGTCGATTTCGAAGAAGCGCCGTGGAACCGGTAG
- a CDS encoding VirB4 family type IV secretion system protein, with product MTPSEVITDAISRLDSLPPVVSSEGILVYGVSSVLALIVIANLVSWWRERTREETPLSSHLDEETLEAADIERDLLDSIAEQHQDTVAPAAVQWDTRAAKVGEQWTTTLYVAEYPDAPKDGYLSKLFELTDIEFDVTSRIVPKNQGRARDELQRVADDLQADADLEKSVRGAYLQEKANDAVATYKAVENGQQVFDQELVITVRADTRDELQQAVKKVRATLREQPAGLEPKTAICTQDKALRSAAPVGPSGLERDAVALGGAVGALLASPHNATILEDGGVEFGIHKDTRSPVVIDPFEREDGYAMFTVGDPGSGKSFGSKQNFIRTLERDPDRIGVVLEPLNNWNGVVDALGGRQLTVGGTLGLNPLEIKPTPEHRRAERGDDASPLKEKRNRAVSFFTNYFALRDVDLGDRRTTLELAIDEAYDRKGITEDVSTHSRESPTVQEMLDILEEMSEDPDEYVVRVEAEGEKIRSDAVWLLDQLRPFAEGGQFENLGRESEFDIRDEKVLYLDLTQQGGSIGGHTSLLMELLISLVYERAKETEKEVVFIIDEARYLMKDAETLEYLETIFRHHRHHDLSIRLVTQTVDEFLAHDISKIILDQCAIKQFHKLDGMDPDIAEIFDLNHAQMRFVQNAVPGDKEKGYSQALLGVDGEWRGIKIRALPREMAVIENETPPDLATGTEADSSAIADDD from the coding sequence ATGACACCAAGCGAGGTTATTACAGACGCGATCAGTCGACTCGATTCGCTACCGCCTGTCGTTTCGAGTGAGGGAATACTGGTATACGGTGTCAGCAGCGTGCTCGCACTCATCGTGATCGCGAATCTCGTTTCGTGGTGGCGCGAGCGAACTCGCGAAGAGACACCACTCTCCTCCCACCTCGACGAGGAAACGTTGGAAGCGGCCGATATCGAACGTGATCTGTTGGATTCGATCGCCGAACAGCATCAGGATACGGTAGCACCAGCGGCGGTTCAGTGGGATACCAGAGCCGCGAAGGTCGGTGAACAATGGACGACCACTCTGTACGTCGCAGAATATCCCGACGCTCCGAAGGATGGCTATCTGAGCAAGCTCTTCGAGTTGACCGATATCGAGTTCGACGTGACGTCTCGCATCGTGCCAAAAAACCAAGGCCGTGCTCGCGACGAACTGCAACGGGTGGCCGACGACTTACAGGCTGATGCCGACCTCGAAAAATCGGTCAGGGGTGCCTATCTACAGGAGAAAGCCAACGACGCCGTCGCGACCTACAAGGCCGTCGAGAACGGCCAGCAGGTCTTCGACCAGGAACTCGTCATTACGGTGCGGGCGGACACACGGGACGAACTCCAGCAGGCCGTCAAGAAAGTCAGAGCGACGCTCCGTGAGCAACCGGCTGGACTGGAACCGAAGACGGCGATTTGTACGCAGGACAAGGCGCTCCGGTCGGCCGCTCCGGTCGGTCCGAGCGGGCTGGAACGGGATGCCGTTGCGCTCGGCGGCGCCGTCGGTGCGTTGCTTGCGTCACCGCATAACGCAACGATTCTCGAGGACGGTGGCGTCGAATTCGGTATCCACAAGGACACCCGAAGCCCCGTCGTTATCGACCCCTTCGAGCGCGAGGACGGCTATGCGATGTTCACGGTTGGGGATCCTGGTTCGGGGAAGTCCTTCGGTTCGAAACAGAACTTCATCCGTACGCTAGAGCGTGATCCGGATCGGATTGGGGTCGTTCTCGAGCCGCTCAACAACTGGAATGGGGTCGTCGATGCGCTCGGCGGCCGACAGTTGACCGTCGGCGGAACGCTGGGTCTCAACCCGTTAGAAATCAAACCGACCCCGGAACACCGCCGTGCCGAACGTGGCGATGATGCGAGCCCTCTAAAAGAAAAGCGAAACCGGGCGGTGAGTTTCTTCACGAACTACTTCGCGCTCCGCGATGTGGACCTCGGCGATCGACGCACAACGCTAGAACTCGCCATCGACGAAGCCTACGACCGGAAGGGAATCACGGAAGACGTCTCGACGCACAGCCGCGAGAGTCCGACGGTACAGGAGATGCTGGATATTCTCGAAGAAATGAGCGAAGACCCCGATGAGTATGTCGTGCGAGTAGAGGCCGAAGGCGAGAAGATCCGATCGGATGCCGTCTGGCTGCTCGATCAGTTGCGTCCCTTCGCTGAAGGCGGGCAGTTCGAGAACCTCGGTCGAGAGAGCGAATTCGACATCCGAGACGAGAAGGTGTTGTATCTGGACCTGACTCAGCAGGGTGGGTCTATCGGTGGACACACGAGCCTGTTGATGGAGTTGCTCATTTCACTGGTCTATGAGCGTGCCAAGGAGACAGAAAAGGAGGTCGTGTTTATTATCGACGAGGCGCGGTACCTCATGAAAGACGCCGAGACCCTGGAGTATCTAGAGACCATCTTCAGACACCATCGCCACCACGACTTGTCGATTCGACTGGTCACACAGACTGTCGATGAGTTCCTCGCACACGATATCTCAAAAATCATCCTTGACCAGTGTGCCATCAAGCAGTTCCACAAACTCGACGGGATGGACCCGGATATCGCGGAGATCTTCGATTTGAATCACGCCCAAATGCGGTTCGTTCAGAACGCGGTTCCGGGTGACAAGGAGAAAGGCTACTCGCAAGCACTCCTCGGCGTCGACGGGGAATGGCGTGGAATCAAAATCAGAGCACTCCCCCGAGAGATGGCTGTCATCGAAAACGAAACGCCACCAGATCTCGCTACTGGTACAGAAGCAGATTCATCCGCTATCGCGGATGACGATTAA